DNA sequence from the Syngnathus acus chromosome 5, fSynAcu1.2, whole genome shotgun sequence genome:
GGAGATAGTCAGAGAGTGAGGGGTGGAGAGGGGAGGACATCCACACTGGTGGCTGTCGCTTGTCCGGGCAGCAATGAATGAAGAGCGCGCGCGCGCCCTCCATAACACGCCTCCTCACGTAAAGCAGCGCACGCGCacgtttgcttgtttttgttttgcggatCGCGCACATGTTCTTTAAACGCCCCTCATATTCTTGTGTCCAGAACATGGAACAgataaacaagaaaaataataataattaaaaattttttttttttttttaaataaataaataaaactgttatttatttgaaaagtaaCTTTAAAAATTTGTATCGATACGTCAAATTATTAACGTTACTAACATAATTCTATACAATTTATTATtgatttcacatttattttaaaaatatattgtaacTGATTTATGTAGGCATAATGTATTCCCATTCTCAAAAGTATGATTCAACATAACAGTAACACTaattgttaaataaaataaacaaatggagGAAATGCTAGATCattcttaaaataaaactattcATTATATATAAACAATATACAGTACCAAGAATGATTTCACCAATAATCTAATAAAATGACGGAATAATAAATAGATCAACTAAATAATGTCAACGATTTACTATTATCATATTATAAATGGAATAAAGAAATTTAGAAACTCGATCAAAAAGCCTCCATTTCACAACGTCCTTTTTAATCATAAGAAAGACATTCTTGTCACTGCTCTTGCCAAGTAGGAAGTTGCAGATATTTGACTGGCCTGCCTGCATTCCAAGCAAATAATCTTAACGGGgtgaagaaaaatattcaattccTTTCCTGCAAACCACACTAgggaagcaaacaaaaattagCAGAGCGTTAAAACAAGGGCAGAGTCCCATGCTGACTTGCTAGCTAGATAAGAGATGAGAGATATGAAGATAGATAAGCATGAAAATACAACCTCTCCCCGCCCAAATAGCATAGTAGCTATTCCAAATAAACTTAAAACTGGATTTTATGATGTGGACTTAAACTTGAGCCTcttttgcaaacaaacaagctaAAATTCCTGCATCTTTGGGTCACTGCAGCCAGAACAGTTCAAGCCTAAGTCACCTCTTAACTGCTGAGACACGCAGTGGCTGCATAACAGACTTATGCAAAAGCCCCTATGGGTGAATGGCTTCCAGGAAGAAAGTGACCGAATTTGCAAGTAAGCCTGAACCGGTCCCACGGTAACATGAACGATGGTATGTTTACATGTTCTGAAAGTTGTGCAAATGCGATAATGCACAAATGGAAAAGTACAGACACACCCTCCAACATGAGACTATTATTACGAAAAGGTGAATTCCCAAATCACAGAAACAGTGCAACAAAGTTGTCATGGTGCACTTTCAACGCATGCTTAAAACCCTAAAACGTGTCATGACGACTGACAAAGACTTCCGAAGTCCATTAGTGATTCTTTCCACCACATGGTCAATCTCCTCCATGCAGAACTTGAATTTAAATTAATCCTTAATGTCTCACCTGTCGCTATTGCTCTTTAGCAAGACTCGCAAATTACAGCTGTTGAAAATGCAGACTCATTTGCAATGTTTGGTTTCATGTACAAGAGAGACATAACACATTAAAAGTacagttttatttgaaatactgTAGTAGTACTAGTAGctttataatatttacacaATCTGCTATTAAGACGCATATGAagggtgccccccccccccccaaatgtgACATCATTATGACATCATATAATTTTAAATTATCATCATTGGTGCATTACTTTTGGGTTCAGGGAAAGTAATATATTGACCAACTACAAAATGATGtcaattttggggggggaataCATTCTATAGTAATTATAGAGTTGTATGGTTATTATCAATTCCCCTGGTCAGAAAAAGGAGTTTGTGTATTGCCATTCAAATGAGCGTCATTCTCTACAGGCAGCGGTCTCTTGCGTCTTTTAATGAGCAGAGGGTTGTTGGACGTGTCCAGGTCTTTAATCCTCACTTGTTCATAATCGACACGCATGGTGGCCAGAGCACTGGTCATTTCCTCCTGATGAAATAAACAAGcacaattgaatttttttcctcatgacGTGGACAAAATTGGCAAAACACCCTTCTCACTTTGACGTCGTCCCACAGCTCCCTGTCCTCTGTCAGAACGCGAGTGGTGTGGAGAGGTGTGAGCGGGACCGCCATGGATTGCTGTGTGAGCGATACGCACACATCTGAGAATAACACGGAGACGTGCACGAGGAGGTACGTATGTGTGGGTTGTCAACTTACGCTGATCCAGGGGTGGCTCATAAACTGACCGATGGTCATCCTTTCGTTGGGTTCggtcttcagcagctggaTGATGAGCTGCTTGGCTGCGgaggaagtgtttttttatatgacaAGCATGGGGAGAGCATGCAAAATCCACAAAGGAAAGGTCAGAGCTGAGATCCAAGCGTCTctaattttaacattttattcataattTTGAAGTCTGACCTTCCTCTGAAACATCCGCCCACTCTGGGTTGGGGAATTTATATTGTCCCAGTCTAATCCGCTGCTTCATTCCAGGTGAGATGGCCTGGCCTGTGTTGGAGTAAAACGGAGGGAATCCACACAGCCTGGGAAGACATTTCTAGCCTCAGTGATTTCCTCTTGCTTCACATTTTGTGGACACATGTGACACTCACAGAATGTACATGATGACTCCCAGAGACCACATGTCACATGACTTGTCATATTTCTCTGGGCCGAGGACTTCAGGGGCTGACAGGACCGATGAAGGAAATGGCACAAATGAGAGAAATGCACATTTGTGTGGATTGTACATGGTTGTAAACGACCTACAATTGCAAGGAAGTGAACAGTTGGGAAGAAGTTAGAACGTCAAATTATAGCAGCACACAGATAATACAACGCCCTCTGGTGGCTGATCAACATacagaaatacaaatacagCCATTTTTAATAAAGCTTGTTAATCCCAATGAATGATATTAATGCAAATTATATACATATTATTTGCCTCAACATGATAAACTCACCGACATAATACGGCGTATAACAGGGAGTTTGGAGCGAATCGTGAACAGTGGTCTCCTTTGCAAAGCCGAAGTCGGTCAGCTTGAGTGATGCATTCGCCTCTTTGGTGCTGTACAGCAGGTTTTCAGGCTGAAGTCACAGGTACACAAATATCGACTTAATCGTAAATCATGGTGTTTTCAATAATCCGCCGTCTTACCTTCACATCCCTGTGAGCGATGTTCATGTGGTGGATGTACTCGATGGCCAAGCCGATGTCTCGCATGATCTCCGATGCCTCTAATTGGACAGCCACAATGCAAGATGCAATATTGAGCATCGGTTTTGCACGCGTGTGGAAATTGTCCTCTGTGGGGGCCACGTGAGGAGGGTTTTATGGAGCGTGACCCACCTCGCTCAGTGAAGGCCTGGTCCCCTCTGGCTTGAATGCGACAGAACAACTCGCCTCCCTCCATGCTGAAACACAAACAGATGAGCACTGAGGAAGCATTGTTCCCAAAACACCATTAAGGGAGCACAATGGCACCATTTTGTACAGGGGGGTCCTTCACTTTATAATTGAGTTCAGAGTTCCCAATTTATACTCAAGTTAgcaatgaatttttttttttttttatccctacATGGGTACGTAACCTAAATTATAGTAAATACAGAAAAGAAATCTGAGTCGGGTGCAGCACAATTGTGCAAGCTACAATTCTAATATTGAACATATTGATGAATGATTCAAATAAAGCATTAGTGTCCCACAGAGCAGGTGATGCTCACCACTCCATGACGATGAGGAGACACTTCTTCCCCTTGTGCATGTTCTCATAAAGGCTGAGGATGCGCACCACATGCGGACCAGCAGAAACCCTTGCGTGCAGCGCCACCTCACGGCGGGCTTTAGGTGTGTCGTACAAAATCTGCTCCACACATAAACaattagagaaaaaaacagtcattAAATATCCTATAATGTGTAGGAGcattgatgacattttttgtgaCTACCGCCATCATTTAAGTTGTTCAAAAGATTGTGACCCCAATGAGAGAACGAGTGCGGGTAACCTTGAGGGCGCACTTGAGTCCCGTTTTCTTGCAGAAGCATTCCAGCACTTTGCCGTTGATTCCCTGGCCGAGCACATGCGAGGTGATCTTATAGTCGTCAGTCACCGCGTTTTTCCTCAACTTTACTTGGGTCACGTGAGCAGCAGGCTGCAGGTCGGGAAGCGCGAcgaggctgctgctgctactgcagCCGGAGTCACATACCGGGAGGATGCCTTTTGGATCACGCAGTGTCGTCATCGTCCCAGTCTTCTCTTGCGTGATGTTGTTATGCGTGGTCGCTCCGGGTGCACGAGGTGTGTCCATTCTTAGTTCACCTCTGTACGACCCGGGCAACTTTAAACACTAAATGCAACATACTTCAAGtacgaaaaaaaacatcctcaaCTTACGGCAGAAAAAGGCTCGTTGGCATGCAAAAGCAAAGGCTGTACATTCACAGAAAGTAAAGGCGAACGTAATCATAACAAATTATCAAAAGTGGTGCATGATGTTTACAGAACAGGATGTGCCTCTCCCTGCAGGACAACGTCTCCAATTCAGTGACGTCACTCAATTCCAATGCACCCAGCTTCTTAAAGGTCCAACAACGCACAAATACACTTGATGGGACCTAAGGTATAACTTTATAAATTTTAACGAAACACAAAAGTATTAATGCAGTAatgagagggggggggcagagagagagagagagagagagagagagagagagagagagagagagagagagagagagataccAGACAGACAAGCATGCGCTCTAGAAAATTGATGTGATTTATTACGATTTATTACGAATTACTAAGCTATTTTAACACACCTGTATTTTTCTCTGATAATACATCTGCATGAAAGCAATTGCTTTAATTTAAATGTctgctgttttcatttgaactcTCCGGTTCCTCGAGGTTAGCCCTGCAGAGCCCGGTCCAGTACGTGCTCATCATGTACCGGAAAAGGCATAGTGACGCGCAGCTGTCGAACCTCCTCCATGGTGCGCTGGATGGTCTCGTAAGCGTTGGAGTTTCCACACCAGCTGCGCCGGGCCACCTTCACAAACAGAATAAGTCATTAGCATCAGACACAAACCATCTGTCAAATCCACTTTTCTGCATCGTCTCACCCCATTGGACACGTCCCAGTTGAGCATCAGAGAGGCTCGCTTCGCTGCTTCCTCAGAGCCGTCCAAAAGCAAACCAAATCCTCCGTTCATCACTTCACCCCTATAGCAAGTAACAACTCGCTCATGTTACGGGATTCGGCATGGGACATCCCTGGTTTATACAAATCGATGACACAAGATAACAAACCAAGCCTTACCAGCCCACACCGCCACCATTGTGCAAAGCTACCCAGGTGGCACCCCTGAAGGCATCGCCAACAAAGTTCTGGACTGCCATATCTAGAAGAAGTAAGGAGTCGCTGAGACTGCGGGAATCAAAGTGAGCTATGTGCAATCAGTACTACTCGAATGTGGAAGTCAGCTGAGACAACCTACACATACCTGCACAGAACGCAGAGCCATCATACACATTGGAGGTCTCTCTGAAGGGGCTGTCGGTACCACTCACATCATGGTGGTCTCTGCTGATCACCACCGGAGCCTGACACAGATAAGCCCTCTCACTTTAAAAAGGTCCATATTCAGTATATATTTTGTATAACTTTtgcaggaggaagaaaagaacTTCAAATGTGAATGTCAAACTAATACCTTAGAATTTGTATGCATACAAATATTATTCATACATGTATttacaataaaagaaaaaatattcaattagataaaagcataaaaaataGCCAACATTAGGGGAGGGGTCATTTCTGTAAAAGTATAACGGGATGAATAAACAGTCTTACTGAAACTTTTCCTTCAGCCACAGCTCTGTTGATGGCCAAAGCAATGGCAACTCTTCCTTTCTGGTCCGAGTAGAGAATTCTGGCCTGGGACCCCACAACCTGCAAAACGCGGgtgcacacacaacacacacacacacggaaaagaaaatcatctcACGAGTGGTGATTTGTGAGCCACGTACAAAAGTGTAGTTAGAaaccattttgtgttttccgGCCTCCCTGATCCAGAGGATGTTGTCGTTGTACTGTTGTCGGACTCTATCGGTCACATTGGCGCTCAAATTGTCCAAGACAGAGGCGGCGATATTGTCGGTTATGGCGAGGTCCTGGGGGTCGCCAGACGTGCACACCCAACGAAATGGTCCGAAGcccaaagaaaaaatgtcTCTGAGGGGTGGAGACATCAAATGATTGCACACGAGAGAGAAAATGGGATGTCAATAAAATTGACAACTGACCCCATGATGTGTTGGACATAGGATGGGTAGCGGAATTCTGTTGCACCTCCACCAACCTTTTCCACCTCGGcacctataaaaaaaaaaacaatctcgtgtcaaaaatataaatataatctatataatataaattcaaataatgatgatttaaacaaaattaaatcctAATTATACTTAAAATTCAGTATACTGAACAACGTGTGCATCCCAAAGTTGACAAAGGGTCACAATAAGTTCACTATAGCATATTTTAGGTTCATCAAAAAAAGTCTATCTGAAAGCCCAAtagcatattttttttgttttttttgtt
Encoded proteins:
- the LOC119123742 gene encoding MAP kinase-activated protein kinase 2-like → MDTPRAPGATTHNNITQEKTGTMTTLRDPKGILPVCDSGCSSSSSLVALPDLQPAAHVTQVKLRKNAVTDDYKITSHVLGQGINGKVLECFCKKTGLKCALKILYDTPKARREVALHARVSAGPHVVRILSLYENMHKGKKCLLIVMECMEGGELFCRIQARGDQAFTEREASEIMRDIGLAIEYIHHMNIAHRDVKPENLLYSTKEANASLKLTDFGFAKETTVHDSLQTPCYTPYYVAPEVLGPEKYDKSCDMWSLGVIMYILLCGFPPFYSNTGQAISPGMKQRIRLGQYKFPNPEWADVSEEAKQLIIQLLKTEPNERMTIGQFMSHPWISQSMAVPLTPLHTTRVLTEDRELWDDVKEEMTSALATMRVDYEQVRIKDLDTSNNPLLIKRRKRPLPVENDAHLNGNTQTPFSDQGN